Sequence from the Christiangramia fulva genome:
TTCAAGTTTCCCGCTTTCCGGAATGGTCACAATAAAATCATAAGTTTCAGCTACTGCGATAAGGGTCTTGTTCTTTTTCACCGGAACCACATTCTGCCCATCGGCAGACACCAGCATCGGGTCTTCCCCACCAAAAGTCAGCCAGAAATAGGTAGCGGCAGAAGCGTTGACAAAACGAAGCCTTACTTTTTCACCCGGTTTAAAATCGGGATAATCCTTTTTGTTTTTTCCGTTGATAAGGAACATATCATACATGTTATCTGAAATGGCCATATCGGGCATTCGCTGCCATGACATTTTAAGCTTTGCCCCCAGAGCATGCTTCTTCAAAACTTTGTTAAGACTTTGCACCTGACCTTTTTTGATCAGGTACCACTCATTACCGCGCTTCAAATTTCGCAGCTGCTGTCGGGGATTTTCATCCATCCAGTCTGATAAAACTAAAACCAGGTCTTTATCATAATCAAAACTTTTTTCCTTAGGATTGATCTGAATCGATCCATAAACCCCTTTTTGTTCCTGAAGACCAGTATGAGAATGATACCAGTAGGTTCCAGCCTGTTTTAGCGCAAACTCGTAGGTAAAGGTTTCCCCGGGTTCAATGGGTGGCGTGCTTAAATACGGCACTCCATCATAAAAGTTTGGAAGCAACAGCCCGTGCCAGTGAACCGAAGTTTCCACATCCATTTTATTGGTCACATGAATTTTTGCGTATTCACCTTCGGTAAATTCGAGCGTGGGACCGGGAATCTGGCCATTTATGGTCATCGCTTCCACATCTTTGCCGGTGAAGTTCACCGTTTCTTTATCGATCACCAGGTTGTATTCGTGAATGGGTAAATTGTCCACGTTCCCTTCTACCGAAGCGGGCCTCTGTGCAAAAGCCACTGCTCCACTTAATATTATAACCAGTAATAGTATTCTTCTAAACATTATCTCTTTCATTTCTCTTTTGGTTGCATAGTTCAATATATTCCGGAAGGCTTTATATATCCTCCCTGCTTTTCTTTCCGGTCCTGACTTTATAAAGTTCAAGGACTTCAGAAATATAGATCAATCCTTCCCCCTGCTTATCTCGGCTGCCATGTTTATGAATAATCTTCACAATCTCTTCAACATCTTCCTTTCGGCATACGATCTGCAAATTGGTCATTTTGCTATGGGTAACCGGGAATTGCAGTGAAGGCATAGCTTTTTTTCCTGTAAACTTACCTGTACCCTCTGCGGGAGAGACAGTGAGGCTTCTGAAACCAGCCTTTCGTAAACCTTCAACTACCTCAACGGTTCTCTCTTCCCGAATAAATGCTTTTACTTCTCTCATTTGACTTCTGAATTAAAGTCTGTTATTTTTTATCTTAAATACAGCATGACTATCCAAAATGTGAATTCTGGTTGTTCATTTCAGAAGATTTTTTAGAAATATTACCAAAAGATACTTTCCTGAAATAAATACCAAGTCATGCATA
This genomic interval carries:
- a CDS encoding P-II family nitrogen regulator, translating into MREVKAFIREERTVEVVEGLRKAGFRSLTVSPAEGTGKFTGKKAMPSLQFPVTHSKMTNLQIVCRKEDVEEIVKIIHKHGSRDKQGEGLIYISEVLELYKVRTGKKSREDI